The nucleotide sequence GACCAAGGAGCCGATCCCGGTCCTGCCGACCGTCCACTACAACATGGGCGGCATCCCGACGAACTTCCACGGCGAGGTGCTGACGCTGAAGAACGGCGATCCCGACACCGTCGTGCCGGGCCTGATGGCGCTCGGCGAGGCCGCTTGCGTCTCGGTGCATGGCGCCAACCGTCTCGGCTCGAACTCGCTGATCGACCTCGTGGTGTTCGGCCGCGCTGCGGGCCTGCGCTGCGCCGACATCGTCGAGCCGAACGCCCGCCAGCCGGAATTGCCGAAGGACTCGGCCGACAAGGCGCTCTCGCGCCTCGACCGTTTCCGCTACGCCGACGGCGGCACCCCGACCGCGCAATTGCGCGACCGGATGCAGCGGACGATGCAGAACAACTGCGCCGTCTTCCGCACCGGCGAGGTGTTGGAGGAGGGCAAGGGCCTGATCCACGAGGTCTGGCGCGGCGTCTCCGATATCGGGGTCACCGACCGCTCGTTGGTCTGGAACACCGACCTGCTGGAGACCCTGGAGTTCGACAACCTGATCGGTCAGGCGGTCGTGACCATGGAATCGGCGGTCAACCGCAAGGAAAGCCGCGGCGCGCATGCTCGCGAGGACTTCCCCGACCGCGACGACAAAGAGTGGATGAAGCACACGCTCGCGTGGCTCGACCAGTCCAAGCACGGCGTCGAGATTGATTACCGCCCGGTCCACACCTACACGATGTCGAACGACATCCAGTACATCGAGCCGAAGGCGCGGGTGTACTGATGCGGCGTCCGGTGGCCACACAGTGGAACGGAGGGCTCGGCGGGCGATGATCCCGGATCTTCGCCCGATCGCCCGCGCCGCCCTGTGCGCCACGGCAGCGCTCCTGGCGGTCCAGCCGGCGGCGGCGCGAGGTCCGGGTTTCGACTTCCCCGCGGAGGTCGCTGGCTTCACCCGCGGGCCACGCACGGATTACGAGGCTCGCGCGCCGGGGCTTGGCTATTCCGTCGTCTACACCAATGGCCGCTGGAAGGCGGACATCTACGTCTACGACGCCGGTGTGGCGAACATTCCCGACGGAGCACCCTCGCCCGCGGTCGCCGGGCAGCTCGCGCAGGCGGCCGACGACGTCAAGGCGGCGGTGGCGCAGGGCATCTATCGCGACAGCAAGGATCGCGGCCCGGTGCGCCTGCCAGGGGAGGCGAGTGCCCGGCTCACCTGCCGTACCTTCACCATCGACCATCCGGCCCTCGGCCCCACCGAGAGCCTGCTCTGCCTCACCGGCCTGCGCGGCCAATTCGTGAAGTTCCGCCTGTCCGGCCCGGCCGCGAAGCGGCCGCCGAAGGAAGAGGCCGAGCGGTTCATCACCGGCTGGCTCGACCGGCAATAGGATTTTCTCTCAAGCTCGGAGCGCGCCTCGCGGCCGCCGCACCTCGAAGGCACAAGACATGGCTCAGTTCAATCTGCCCAAGAATTCCCAGGTCACGGAAGGCAAGTCCTGGCCGGCGCCGAGCGGCGCCAAGTCCATCCAGGTCTTCCGGATCTATCGCTGGAACCCCGACGACGGGAAGAACCCGCGCATCGACACCTACCATGTCGACCGTGACGATTGCGGACCGATGGTCCTCGACGCACTGCTCTGGATCAAGAACAAGGTCGATCCGACGCTGGTCTTCCGCCGCTCCTGCCGCGAGGGCATCTGCGGCTCCTGCGCCATGAACATCGAGGGCCAGAACGCGCTCGCCTGCACCATGGGCATCGACGAGTGCAAGACCCCCGACAACGCGCTGCCGTTCCTCACCCGCAAGGACAAGGACGGAGCGGTGCGGATCTACCCGCTGCCGCACATGCCGGTGCTCAAGGACCTCGTGCCGGATCTGACCAACTTCTACGCGCAGCATGCGGCGATCGAGCCCTGGCTCCAGACCGAGACGCC is from Methylorubrum sp. B1-46 and encodes:
- a CDS encoding succinate dehydrogenase iron-sulfur subunit, which codes for MAQFNLPKNSQVTEGKSWPAPSGAKSIQVFRIYRWNPDDGKNPRIDTYHVDRDDCGPMVLDALLWIKNKVDPTLVFRRSCREGICGSCAMNIEGQNALACTMGIDECKTPDNALPFLTRKDKDGAVRIYPLPHMPVLKDLVPDLTNFYAQHAAIEPWLQTETPAPEKEWKQTPEDRARLDGLYECILCACCTTSCPSYWWNGDKFLGPAALLQAYRWLIDSRDENTGERLDGLHDPFRLYRCHTIMNCANTCPKNLNPAKAIAEIKKMMVEREV